A stretch of DNA from Melioribacteraceae bacterium 4301-Me:
ATTCTGATAAATTCCTTCAACCCCATCTTTGATGACGAATGTTTTAAATCCATTTTTTAATGCATCAAGGACTGTTTGTTTAACGCAATATTCTGCAGTTAATCCTGTGACATAAAATTCGTCGATATTATTTCTTTTAAGATAATCTACAAGATTTTCATTTGTTGCTTCGAATGCTGAGTATCCATCATCTTTATCACCTGTTCCTTTGAGAAATACTTTATGAATTTTTTCTGAGTTCAAACCTTCTGGGAATTCAGCACCATAAGAATTTTGAATGCAATGTTTAGGCCATTTATTAAAATGAACCGAATTTTCCGGATGCCAATCTTTTGATGCTAAAACAAAATCGAATTTATCCATTAGTTTGTTAATTACAGGAATTATAATATCTCCCTTTGGTGTTGGCAAAGCGCCGTTTGGGCAAAAATCATTTTGTAAGTCAACTATAAATAAAGCTTTCATTTCAGACACCTCCTTTCATTTTTGTAATCAATTCATCGCGTAATTGTTTTAAATTAGGACTCAAGCCGACTTTATAAATATGCGGAAATTCAAATCTCTTATGTTCATCTGGAAGAAGAGAGAAACGATACTCTGAATATGCTGCGATTTCTTTAACTGATTTGAAGTTTATTGATGGAGCTCCGTTTTTGAAAACCTGTGCGGTTAGAGATTCATAGTGCAAATCTTTTAGTTTGCACTTTTTGTAGATATCGTGCGGATGAAGCATAACGTCGATATCAGTTTCGTTTTCCAAAGCTATGCAGTCGGCATAGAATTTATTTTCACCGTTAAAGTATCGATAAATTTTCTTTATGCCGGGCAGTGTTATCTTGCTAACGTCTTCTGAAAGTTTGATAGTTGGATTATTATTAATCGTGCTTATCTTGTAAACACCGTCTAAAGCAGCGTCTTTTTGGCCTGTAATTAAATTTGTACCGACTCCAAATGCATCAATTGGTGCTCCTTGCTCAATAAGACTTTTAATTAAATATTCATCCAGTTGATTTGAAGCAATTATTTTAACATAGTTTAGTTCGGCTTCGTCAAGCATTTTACGCGCTTTTTTCGAGAGATAAGCTAAGTCGCCGCTATCTAATCTTACTGCCGAAAGTTTGTGTCCATTTTGTTCCATTTCTTTAGCAATTTTGATTGCGTTTGGGATGCCGCTTTTTAGAGTATCGTAAGTATCGACCAGCAAGACGCAATTATCTGGGTAGAGTTCTGCAAATTTTCGGAAAGCTGTGAGCTCGTCCCCAAAGCTTTGTATCCATGAATGAGCTTGGGTACCGGTAGGAATTAAATCATAAATAAATGCACTGTAAACATTTGATGTGTTATCCATTCCGCCAATAATTGCAGCTTTGCTGGCAAATAGAGCTGCAAATCCTTGAGCACGCCTTAAACCAAAGTCAGCTAATTTTCTTTTGCCAGCTGAGTATCTAAGTCTCCTTGCTTTTGTTGCAATAAGAGATTCGAAATTAATTACATTTAAAATAATCGATTCGAGAAGTTGAGTTTCAATTATACTACCTTCAACTCTAATCAATGGTTCGTTTGGGAAAACGATTTCACCTTCAGGCACGGAAAAAATGTTACCGGAAAATTTGAAATTTTTTAAGTAATCAAGAAATTCATTTTTGAATCCATGTTTGTGTAAAAAATCAATTGCTCCATTGTTGTATGTAAATTCACTAATTAATTCGAGCATGTCCTGTAGCCCAGCAAAAATTGCATAACCTGAGTTGAAAGGATTGTTTCTAAAAAAATAGTCGAAATTTGCTTGGCGATTTCCTATCCCAGTTAAAAAATAGCCTTGAGCCATTGTCAGTTCGTAGTAGTCAAGATAAAGTCCAATATTATCCTTAAAAAAATTCATTACGAAATTTTCTTGTTTTTTTGTCCATTAAATTATTAATCATTTTTTAAACAAACTATCTTTATTTATACCGTTTATGTTCTTCTCGTTAGTTAAAATTCTTCTTTAATAATTTGGTTGTCTGGAATACCGAGATTATCAAATATTTTTTCCAATGCATTCATCATAGGCGGTGGGCCACATAAATAAAACATCTTATTAAAATCATTGACAACTGATTTAAGGAATTCTTCAGTAATAAATCCGTAATGATACTTGTCGGATTTTTGATGTGATAAAATATTTATAAAATTTTTGCCAAGCATTTTTTCGAATTCATCTTTGTGTATTATATCAGCCTCGGTTTTATTTGCAAAAATCAGTTTATTATTCCCAAGTTGATTTTTAGAATTCAGTTCCCGAAGGATTGCAATAAAAGGAGTTACACCGGCTCCGCCGGCGATAAAATATCCTTCACCTTTGTAACTGATTGCGCCCCAGGGATCATCAATAATTAGTTCATCACCCGGTTTCAGTTTCCCGATTTCTTTTGTCACACCATTGTGGTCATTATAAATTTTTATTGTAAACTCAAGATAATCCCACTCATTAAGCGATGTAAATGTAAAGGAACGTTTTTGTTCTGCCAATTTAGGTTTATTTATTGCAACATCTGTTGCTTGACCGGGAATAAAACTGTATCCTTTAGGTTTTTCTACCTTTAATGATTTTACATCGTGTGTAAGGTTTTTTGTATCAAGAATTTTTAACTTATGTTCTGCCATTGTGTTCCTTTCAATTATGTTTTAGAAAAACAATTGCTCATTTACTTTTTTTATATCTGGAAACATAATTTCCGACTTCAGATCTAAAACCAACTGCAAGTCTATTCCAACTATTTATTGCTACGATTGCCAGAGTTAATTCTACAAGTTCTTTTGGGGTGAATAACTTTTCAGCTTCCGCATACACTTCATCAGGTGCCCCTGATTGCGGTAAATTTGTTAATGCTTCACACCAGGCGAGAGCAGCTCTTTCGCGTTCGGAATAAAAAGGAGCTTCGCGCCAGGCAGAAAGTAAATAAATTCTTTGGTCGTTTTCGCCAAGCGCCAATGCATCTTTAGTATGCATTTCAAGGCAATGGGCGCAGCCATTAATTTGTGATGCTCTGATTTTTACTAGTTCTAAAAGTTTATGGTCTATCTTACTTTGATCTACAACTTTCTGTAAACCAAGCATAGCTTTATAACCTTCGGGTAAGGTTTTAGACCAACGTAATCGCATAATTATTTCCTTTCTATAAATAACGAAATTTTGTGACTTATTAAATATTCATTTGCGATTTTCTCTTACCTTTCGCACATCTTTTGCTTGTACAAGCTGTGCATTATTTCCCCAGCTTGTTCTTTCATGATTTACCACTGCTGCAACTTCTTCATCCGATAGCTGATCAGCCCAGGCTGGCATTGGCGTGGAATATTTAATTCCGTTTATTACCTTACCTTGCAATCCAAACAATACAATCCGAATATGCTCAGTAGGATCTTTTGCTTTAACTACATCATCACTCATCAGTGGCGGAAACACATTTGTTAATCCCTGTCCATTTTCCTGATGACAACTTGAGCAGCTTTTTCTATAAATATCTGCTCCATTAATTGCAGTAAGATTTTGTGAGGCTTCTTTTGTTACTTCTGTAATTTGCGGTTTTTTATATGTTGGTGTATTCGCAAATTCTTCCGGAGGATTCCATTGATTGATAAAATAAAACATCGACCAGGCAACAATTAGAATGAATAAAACCCAAATCCAGCTTGGAATGGGGGAGGGGGTTTCAGCTGTTGTTGGCTCCCATTTTTCTTTTGCTGATGCACCGTAAGCGTTGACTAAAAGGGAAATTTTTCCTTCAACAATATCGTTTTCTTTTAAGCCCTGTATTGTAATTCCTGGACCATTGCGTACAATAAACTTTACATCTCTTACAGATTTCTTTCCATCTTCACTATAAGCAATTACTGTAAGCTTATGTTCGCCATCATCAAGTGTGGTTGTGTCTAATTCAAATCTTGCAGGCGGACTGTAAACAGCGATTGGTTCTTTATTATCGTCCAAGTAAACTTCAATTTTGTTTTGTTGTTGGTCCCAAAGATTACTCAATTTTTCTTTTCTCCTTCATCTTCAAGAATTATTCTTTTAATATGGTTTTTAGATTCTTCCTTTGGATTGATGAGATATTTTATTGTTAAGATTATCACTGCTAATACAATTAGGGTTGAAGCCACATAAACAAAGTAAAACCAAAAATCTTTTTTAACAGGCTGCATAGTTTCGTGTTGTAATATAAACATCACGATGAAATAAATATTTTGAAGAATTGAGCTTATCATTTTCCCTCCGCTCTTATTTTCTTCACATCATCAGCAGTAATTTTTTTACCGTTATTTCCCCAGCTGCTTCGTTCGTAATTTATAATGTCTGCAATTTGTTCATCGGTTAAATTATCTTTCTGAGCCGGCATTTCTGAAGGGTACACAATTCCATTTATTGCTTCACCTTTCAACCCAAACAAAACTGTTCTGATATGTTTATCAATATTTTCTGAATTAACAGTTGCAGAATTTTTCAGCGGCGGAAATGTCATTGGAATTCCTTCCCCATTTTGCTGATGGCAGCTTGCACAATTTGTATTATATAGCTGTGCGCCTCTATTGGCTGCTGTTAAATTTTTACTTGATGATTCTTCAACTTGACTTATCCCTTCAATCGGCTTCTGTTTTAGAAATAAAAGATAAGCCACAAGATCTTTCGCCTTCTGAGTTGCTACAACCTTTCCATTTTTAGGGGCATATTCAGCTGGGACAGGAATTACCAAATCATTTGAATCAGGATTTTCCTTTATTTCATAAAGCCAAGGATATGCTTGCATAATTGATGATTTAACAACAGCTCTAGGATTATATAGATGAATGTGATGCCAAATTTCACTTGGTTGACGATTACCAATATTGCTTAAATCCGGTCCTGTTCTTTCACTTCCTAAAACTGCTGGGGTCATTCTGATTTGATCAAGTGGAGTTAAGTAAGAATAATCAAATGGGGAAGATGGTCTTCCAAATACTTTATCGAGTGGTAGTGGTCGTACTTGTTGAGTGTGGCAGTATAAACATCCTTCCGAAACATAAATTTTTAATCCTCTAAATTGAGCTGGGGTTAATGTATTTACACCGCACATTGGATCGTTTGAGTTAACTTCAATAGCGGGAATAATTGCAATTAAAATTGATAATGCAACAAATCCAAAGAAAACGACACTAAACAGTAGTTTATGATTTTCACTAAAATTTAATTTCATATTTGTTCACCTGCTAAATCAACTTTTTTATGTAAATGTGTCAATGGTTTCATCTTATACAAATTATATGCAAAAATGATATGTGAAATAAACATAAAAGTTCCGCCAACAGCCCGCCAAATCCAATAAGGTATCATCAATTCTACTGAATGAATAAAAGGCAAACCTTCAATCCAGCTTTTACCCTGCATAGTTCCGCCAATCATTAAAGCAAATCCGTAAATAAGCAATCCCAGAAGTGCAAACCAGAAATGTATTCCAATCAATAAGTGTGATGGTTCTTTTCCGGTTAATCTTGGTAATAAAGCATAAATACCGCCCCAAATTAAAAATACAACAAAGCCGTACATTGTTAAGTGAGAATGGGCGATAGTGTAATTTGTAAAATGCCAGTACTGATTAAATTCTCTTAAAGCTTCTAAGGAACCTTGAGCCGATGCAAGAAAATAAAATATTACTCCAACAAGGATAAATGGCAAAGAATAACTTCGGGCAACTTTTCTGAAACTGCCTTTCATAGTTAAAAGGAAGTTTCCTGTTCCGGCAGTTAAAGTAATTACCATACCAACACTAAAAACAATTGCAACTGTTTGAAGCCACCATGGAATTGGTGCAAATACAAAATGATGAGCACCAATTAGAGAATAGAAAACCATTTGCGTCCAGAATGCCAGCACACCAAGTGAATAAGAGTAAATTGGTTTGTTTAATAACATCGGAAGAAAATAATAAGTTAATCCTAATACCAAAGGAGTAAACCACATCCCAACACCCATATGCATATAGTAGCCTTGAATCACCGTTTCACCAAGAGCATTCTGGTACCAAGGAATGTAAGCAATAACAATAACAACTATTGTCCACAAAAAAGCAGCGAGTATATACCAGTTTGAAATATAAATTTCTTTTGTTCCCCTTAGAGCAATTGTTTTATAAAAATTTAATGTGTGAGAAATTACTCCGAGAGCAAAAAGCATCATAGCAGGCCAAATGAACTCGCGATATTCTTGACCACCGTTGTTATAACCCATAAATAAATAGATTACTCCAACTAAAATTGAAGCATTTATTACAAAAAGAGCTCTTCTTGCAAGTGAGATACTAAACAATGGTCTTTGGCTAGTTCTTGGAATAACATATAAAGCTAATGCTATCATAGCAAGAGAAGTCCATCCCCAGAAAACAACATTAGTGTGAATTGGTCTTAACCTTCCAAAGGAAAGCCATTGCGCAACTCCAAAATCGGGGTATATAAACCTGATAGCCAGATACAAGCCAACAAAAGTTCCAAATATAAGCCACACAGTTGCTGAAACAAGATAAGAGTAGATAAGTTTAGTTAGACGGTCGTCTTCATTTATTAAATCATCAATTTTAACTTTTGTTGGTGCAATTGGTCTTTCAACAGCCATTGTGTTTTCCTTTCTTATCAAATCAACCTATTAGTAATTTAAACTGCTTTTCCAGAATCTGTCGGGATTGTCATTTTTCTACTTTTAGCTTACTTGAATGCTCAATCATAATACAACTTATTTCTCATTCAGCAGTCATTTCTTTTTCAAGCTTGAGTGCACTTGGGAAAAGAATATTATTTTCTAAATGAATATGAATGTGCAAATCTTCTTCAAATTCTTTAAGTAAAGAATAAGTTAATTGATAAGTATTGCAGCCATCATCTGGTACAATATAATTGTTAGATAGTTCATTAATTTTTTTAAAACGCTCTCCTTCAACATCATGCTCAATCATCATTGCGCTAATGGGATTTTCTACCGAGCCAAATTGTGGCGGATTTACCTTTTCATTTTTTTGCTTAGCAGCGGCAATTTTTCTAATGTATGGAAATAAAATCAGTTCTTCTTTTTTCATGTGCATTGCCAGCTGACCGGCAGATTGATTAAACAGATCATTTATTTCAAACAGTTCGGGATGATTATTGCCGTGTACTTGACATAGTTTTGCAAGGTATTCTTTTATTTCGGGGGTTCTTTCCTCAATATAACGATGATGTTTTTTCTCGATATAATCTGCAAGCAAATCAAGAGGCCATGACTTGAAATCAACTGCATTGTTGTTATTATCTTTTTGCAGTGAAGTAAGTTCAGTAATAATTTTTTGAGGGTCTATATTTTTTTCTTTTACTGCGGTGTCGAATTTTTTATTGCCATTACAACAAAAATCTATTTTATAAGATTCGAAAATTTTTGCAGCTCTATAGTCCTCAGCAACTATCTCTGCTATGGTTTTGTTATCGAAGTCATTCATATTTTTCTCCATGTTTTTTTATTAACTGTTTTTCATTGTGAATTTCTTTAATTGTTTATCCTAAATAACATTACAGCATAAATAAACAAGCAAACTACTTTAACTATTTCAAAGATTATATAGAATAAATGCACATTTGATTCTGGAACATTTTGACCTGTAATATAAAGCTCTGCTCTTGCATCTAATTTTGGTAAAAGCCAGAATGATTGAAGGAGTAATATTATAACTGGTATAAAGTAAGCAACACTTTTCAGCGTGAAAATTTCAGCATCAGCAATTATTAAGTTTAGTATTACTATAAACGCCAATACCCATTCAACTTTATTCAATGCATTGAATACTAGTCTGCCAATGCCAAGTCCCAAAGGCAAACTAATTCCGGGTGCCCTAAATTTAAGCCAAGCTTCCATAAAGCTTATTGCTCCAACAAAACCAACCCAAATAAAAATAGAGGCCAAAGCAAAGGGATACTTTATTTCATAACTCATATTTTTAGTTCCTTTCAGACTGATTTTACTGATTTTGTAAATATTACAATGACTACACTTACTCCTTTCTTTTTACTTCTTGCATTTCATTTATCCTTTTTCACTTATCTTTAAGTTTGCTTCGCCGCTTTGCTCTTAGCAAAGGCAGACAGATATTCTTTGAAAGAATAGTTAAGATAATCTTCAGGAATGTTATGATATTTCGGCATTATCTTAATATGTAATCCAATTTCTGCTTTCCTTTCTTAAAAGAATAATATGTTTTTCTCTGATTGCAGTTTTTAGTAATCTTCCAAGAAATCCTACAAATGTTACTTTCTTTAAGATCGGAAGAGCTAACCAGCCAATTGCAAGATGCTTACCAAGACTAACAACCTCGCCCAATACTTTTGGGTAATATACTTTTTTAGGTTTGCCAAAAATTTCAGCATAAATATTTTCTGCAACTAACCTTCCTTGCTGCAAGGCAAATTGAGCAGCAGCAGGAACCGGTTTGCCTGTAACAGGATTAATTGCATTAGCGCTGTCACCAATAGCATAGACATATTTATTATCTTCTGCTTGTAAGTATTGGTTAACAATTAGTCTGCCAGCAGGGCCGGTTTTTAATCCTTCTCGCTTTAATAAATCTGATACTCTAATTCCGCCGGTCCAAATAAAATTTCTTGTTTTAATTGCTGTACCATTTTCTAAAAAGATTTCATCTTCAGTTCGTTTAATAATTTTTGAATTCAACAGAATTTTTACGCCTTTATCAGTCAAGCGTTGTTTTATTTTTTCAGAAAATTCCTCGTTCATAAATGGGACTAATCTATTAGCGGCTTCGATTAAAATAATTTCAACATTGCTTTTATTAACATTATAGTCAGTTATACATTTTAAAACATGGTCTGCAAGTTCACCAGCAAACTCAACTCCTGAAAGACCACCTCCGCCAATAACAAATCGAAGATTTTCTTTTATCTTATTTTCATCTTTTTCTGATGCCGATAGTGCACATACAGAAGATATATGCTCGTAAATTTTTTCTGCATCGTATAAAGTTTGCAATGCAAATGAATGCTCTGCCATACCGGGAATATTGTAGTAATTTACTTTGCTTCCGATTGCAATTACTAAAAATTGGTAGTTCAGCAACCTCTCGTCAATCTGAACTGTCCTATTTTCGGTATCAATATCATTTACCTCTCCCAAATGAAATTGAATATTTCTATTCTTTAAAATTTTGTAGAGTGGAATTGAAACTTCGGTTTTACGTACCGCCGCCTCGTGGAGTTGAGTCTTAATAGTATGAAATGGATGTTTATCTATTAAATGAACTTGAAAGAATGGATGTTTTTTAAATAATCTTTCGAGTCGAAGTGCGGCTGTAAGTCCGCCGTAACCAGCACCGATAACAACAATGTTTTTCAGTATGGGGTCGTTAATTAAGTTGGGTGCTTTTATTTGCGGATATGATTTTTTTGGTTCAAAATATTTTGGGATAAGCTCGTTAAATGTTTCTCGGAAGAATTGTCTTGCGATAATATGTTCATTTCCCTTGTATTGGATAAACATAAAATCATTTGTAAAATCTTCAATATATTTTTTCATTTGGTCATTCATAACTGCTCAAAATACTTTTGCCAAAAAAATGAGTAACAATACGTTGAAATACGAGCTGCTGAATATTGATATCTGTTAAAAGTGAAATTAAAATTTTGTAAACAAGACCATCTCGAAAGTGAAAACCGAAATAAACTACACTATTTTTATAGCATCCATTGGGCAAATAGCAATACATTTTATATTGTCAAGTCCAACGCAGCTGTTGCATATTTCTAGGACGATAAAAAAGTGGTCATTAGAAATTGGTTCAAAAGATTTTTTCCCCAACTGCCATTTTTTACCTGGTTGATAAATAGCTTCTGTTGGGCATTCAACAGCACAGGCACTGCAATTTATACACTCATCAGTTATTATAGCTTTCATGGAAGTTTTCCCCTTTACATTCCTAATTGCTCTTTAGCTGCATCAGACATTTTTTCTGGTGACCATTTTGGTTCCCAAACTAAATTAACATTTACCTTCTTGTCCGGTGCATAAAGTGAAATCATATTATGAACCCATTCTGGCATGCTTCCATGCATAGGGCAGCCTGGAGTTGTAAGAGTCATTGTCACAGTAATTTCCTTTTCGGAAATATCAATATCGTAAACTAGACCCAAATCAACAATGTTAATACCAATCTCTGGATCTATAACATGTCTTAGTATGTTAAGTATTTTTTCTTTCTCATCCATTGTTTAACTCCAGAATATCTTAATCATGTTTGTTGCAAAAATTACAGAACTAATTAGCATCAAAAAAAATGAGACTAATAATAACTGATTAATTTGGAATGAAAATGAAATAGTAGCTAATATTAAGCCGGTCATCATAAAATAAAATTCAATTAATGCAATTTTCTCATTGAACATATCTTTTAACATTGGGACATTTTCAAAACCTACTTTGCTGCTGTATTTATGATACCAGACAAGAAAGGGAACTATCTTGTACATTTGTCCAACTATCAGCATTGAAAGGTAGCCAAAAATTATAATATAACCATAGATTAATGTAAGATTGATAATACTTTGATAGTCTATAAAAGCAATTACAGTGCCTAATAAAGTAGTAATACCTAAGATAATATAAGCGAAAGAAGAAAATTTAATACCCACATCAAATTTCTTTCTAATTCTTTTTTTGAAAATCTCTAAAACTTGGAATAGAAATAAAATAATACCAACAGCAATTAGTGGTACAAAGATATAATAAAATATTGTTGTTTCACTGTAATGCATTATAGTTGAAATACCAAGTAAGCCAATATTAATAAGTACAAAAGCAATTTTTGCCAGTGTCAATTTGAAATTGTGAGAAAGGGTGAACATCGGGATTAATTTATATGTTACTCCCATTACCACCATAGAAACCCAGCCTATAAATGCAACGTGGGCATGAAGATTTAAATACTGAAGATGATTTATTCTAATATAAGGATGGTCAAGATTTGCAGCTAATAATAAGCCAGCTACTGCTGTCACAAAAAGGTAAAATAATGCAGCCGCTAAATACGTCCCAGTTAAATTCCATGTCCTAACACTTTTCATTGTGGCAATGATATTAAATATAAAAATGTACATTGCAAGATTAATAAGAATTGCTGGAGCGGTAAAACTTAAAGCAGAATTAAAATGCCAGAACTTGTAAACCAAACCGATTATACCCGCAGCGAAAATCCAGAATTGGATTTCAGCTAATTTGGAACTGAACAATTTTACTTCCAGTATTACCGGAACAAGCTGAAACATAGCGCCGAAGATAATCATTGTAATCCAACCCAAAGTTGCAATGTGTGTAATTGAAAGAATTTTGGGTTGAAAATGATGTCCGCCGATATCTTCATAGTTAAATAAAAGAAGTAAATTAAGTAGTATAAAAGCAATTATGCCGGCAATAAAATATTTTGCAACAATCTTAAAAGGTGGTGAGTATGCAGACGCAATGTTACCGGTTTGATTCATATTAATTTCTTTTTTTAGTAATAATTACTTTATAATAGTTTTCTTCTATTTTATTGGAAATTGCTTCGTAACCTCTTTCTTCTAATTTTGGATAAAGCATCATAGGTTCACGATGATGATGCACAAGAAGTACAGTATTTTCATCTATTTTTGATAGAGTTTCAAGTATTTTCATCATTGGTTCAGGCGGAACAAGATCTCTTACATCTAACTCAATCATTTTTTTAAAATCAGTTTCTTGTAATGATGGCCTCTGTTCTTTAGGAATTTCATTTTGATTTTTTCCTTGGCCTCTGTAAAAGTATACTTTAAATAAATTTCTTTCTTTTTCGGTCCAATGCTCAAATCCTTTTTTGCCAAGGACAGAATAAAGGGGTATGGGTTCAAAAGAATTTAGGATTAAGAGTATTTCATCATCTTTCAATTCATTTATTTTTGTCATAATATCCATGAAAGGATCTTTCCCTGAGTCAATAATAGGACGAACATCAAGCTTAAGGATTTTATCAGGATTAATTTCATCAAAAAATTTTGGTTTTTGGATAATGGTAGCATTACTTTGTAAATCTTTAGCAGAACTTTTAATAGATTCGAATGAATTTTGAATTGACTTATTTAATTCAAAAAGAAGTGTGTTTAAGTCCACATTAGCAATTGATGCGGCTTGTTCAACAGTTACTCTGCTAGCTAATGCTTTTCTGAGAATTTTGTTGTTTAACTTTTTAAAATGTGGACTAACACTCACAAAAATATTTAGCGTTTGTGGGTACGCAGAAAGTACTTCCGATATTTTCATTTCTTTGGTAATCATACTGTATCCATTTACAACTCTTTCTGCATAATTTCCATTTATTTTTTAAAAATATTAATACGCCATACATTAGGACCTTTTTCAACATATTCCCATTCAAACTGATTCGGTCTTTCAGCATTAAATTGATAATACAATGGCATTGGGTCGTGATCATTTATTAATTGAAATCCCTCACCGTTTTTTAATGCATCAAAAGTTGCAAATATTGTGGGATGTTTTTCACGGGGTGGGACTGGACGAATATCTAATTCTTTTACTGCCATTTTTACTCCTTTTTTTGTTTGTAAAATTTATGTTCCAAAGCTAATCGGACTATTCCTATATTTTTTTGACTTAAGTCAGATTTGATATCTTTTATTAATTGTGTTCTTATACTGTTATCAAATTTCCTAAAAAATGAATTTGCTTTCAGGTCGATATTAAACACTGCCGTCAAATCGATTTACCACACTTTGGGCAAGAGGCTGAAAAGTAATACCTTGTTATAGTTTTTCTACATTTAGCTTAGTGGGACATTTTTAACTACAAAGTGATAAACTTTTATTAATTTTTTGGCTTAATAGGGTAATAAGGTTGTGGATTTTTTTGAGCAGTTTTGTTACTAAGGTTTATCTTCATACTTAGACTTTTTCAACCCAGATTTTTTCGCTAGAAAAAATTGCCTTGCGAGCTGATAAATGATATAAAAAAAATAACAGATTGATAGGTTTATCTAAAAAAATAAAGATAGTAGGATGAAACTTTACTTGGCTAATTCCCTTAATTTTTTTATATCGTTCACAAAAATTTTTTTGCCATTTACTCTTATAATTTCATCATCCTGAAGTTTTTTGAAGGCTCGAGATAAAGTCTCAGTAATTGTACCGAGATATGAGGCTATTGTAGATTTTGGGACTGAAAGCTTCACAAACGGTTCGGGATAGTTTTCTGTACCTGCTACCTTAATTTCGTTAAGTAAATATTTAGCCAGTCGGTTTGGAACTTCTTTCAGCGAAATATCTTCAAGCTGGTTAACTAAAGCTTTTAATCTTTTAGCAAAACCAGCGAGCATTTTTAGTGCAATTTCTGGTTCACTTCTAATTATTTCAAGAAATTTATCTTTAGGAATAAATATAGC
This window harbors:
- the ric gene encoding iron-sulfur cluster repair di-iron protein; the protein is MNDFDNKTIAEIVAEDYRAAKIFESYKIDFCCNGNKKFDTAVKEKNIDPQKIITELTSLQKDNNNNAVDFKSWPLDLLADYIEKKHHRYIEERTPEIKEYLAKLCQVHGNNHPELFEINDLFNQSAGQLAMHMKKEELILFPYIRKIAAAKQKNEKVNPPQFGSVENPISAMMIEHDVEGERFKKINELSNNYIVPDDGCNTYQLTYSLLKEFEEDLHIHIHLENNILFPSALKLEKEMTAE
- a CDS encoding NAD(P)/FAD-dependent oxidoreductase: MKKYIEDFTNDFMFIQYKGNEHIIARQFFRETFNELIPKYFEPKKSYPQIKAPNLINDPILKNIVVIGAGYGGLTAALRLERLFKKHPFFQVHLIDKHPFHTIKTQLHEAAVRKTEVSIPLYKILKNRNIQFHLGEVNDIDTENRTVQIDERLLNYQFLVIAIGSKVNYYNIPGMAEHSFALQTLYDAEKIYEHISSVCALSASEKDENKIKENLRFVIGGGGLSGVEFAGELADHVLKCITDYNVNKSNVEIILIEAANRLVPFMNEEFSEKIKQRLTDKGVKILLNSKIIKRTEDEIFLENGTAIKTRNFIWTGGIRVSDLLKREGLKTGPAGRLIVNQYLQAEDNKYVYAIGDSANAINPVTGKPVPAAAQFALQQGRLVAENIYAEIFGKPKKVYYPKVLGEVVSLGKHLAIGWLALPILKKVTFVGFLGRLLKTAIREKHIILLRKESRNWITY
- a CDS encoding 4Fe-4S binding protein, with the protein product MKAIITDECINCSACAVECPTEAIYQPGKKWQLGKKSFEPISNDHFFIVLEICNSCVGLDNIKCIAICPMDAIKIV
- a CDS encoding metal-sulfur cluster assembly factor yields the protein MDEKEKILNILRHVIDPEIGINIVDLGLVYDIDISEKEITVTMTLTTPGCPMHGSMPEWVHNMISLYAPDKKVNVNLVWEPKWSPEKMSDAAKEQLGM
- a CDS encoding cbb3-type cytochrome c oxidase subunit I, whose translation is MNQTGNIASAYSPPFKIVAKYFIAGIIAFILLNLLLLFNYEDIGGHHFQPKILSITHIATLGWITMIIFGAMFQLVPVILEVKLFSSKLAEIQFWIFAAGIIGLVYKFWHFNSALSFTAPAILINLAMYIFIFNIIATMKSVRTWNLTGTYLAAALFYLFVTAVAGLLLAANLDHPYIRINHLQYLNLHAHVAFIGWVSMVVMGVTYKLIPMFTLSHNFKLTLAKIAFVLINIGLLGISTIMHYSETTIFYYIFVPLIAVGIILFLFQVLEIFKKRIRKKFDVGIKFSSFAYIILGITTLLGTVIAFIDYQSIINLTLIYGYIIIFGYLSMLIVGQMYKIVPFLVWYHKYSSKVGFENVPMLKDMFNEKIALIEFYFMMTGLILATISFSFQINQLLLVSFFLMLISSVIFATNMIKIFWS
- a CDS encoding DUF2249 domain-containing protein gives rise to the protein MITKEMKISEVLSAYPQTLNIFVSVSPHFKKLNNKILRKALASRVTVEQAASIANVDLNTLLFELNKSIQNSFESIKSSAKDLQSNATIIQKPKFFDEINPDKILKLDVRPIIDSGKDPFMDIMTKINELKDDEILLILNSFEPIPLYSVLGKKGFEHWTEKERNLFKVYFYRGQGKNQNEIPKEQRPSLQETDFKKMIELDVRDLVPPEPMMKILETLSKIDENTVLLVHHHREPMMLYPKLEERGYEAISNKIEENYYKVIITKKRN
- a CDS encoding DUF2249 domain-containing protein; protein product: MAVKELDIRPVPPREKHPTIFATFDALKNGEGFQLINDHDPMPLYYQFNAERPNQFEWEYVEKGPNVWRINIFKK
- a CDS encoding Crp/Fnr family transcriptional regulator; its protein translation is MFNEEINKKETLRSIPLFAELSIQQLRNITSISSLVKFSKHQIIFREGDFYRGFYVLLKGMVKVYRYTLDGKESVVHIVKPLNTFADIPLFEGGDYPVNAEAIEESIAIFIPKDKFLEIIRSEPEIALKMLAGFAKRLKALVNQLEDISLKEVPNRLAKYLLNEIKVAGTENYPEPFVKLSVPKSTIASYLGTITETLSRAFKKLQDDEIIRVNGKKIFVNDIKKLRELAK